A genomic stretch from Bos javanicus breed banteng chromosome 3, ARS-OSU_banteng_1.0, whole genome shotgun sequence includes:
- the SARS1 gene encoding serine--tRNA ligase, cytoplasmic, which produces MVLDLDLFRVDKGGDPALIRESQEKRFKDPGLVDQLVKADSEWRRCRFRADNLNKLKNLCSKTIGEKMKKKEPVGNDESIPEDVLNLDDLTADTLTNLKVSQIKKVRLLVDEAILKCDAERIKLEAERFESLREIGNLLHPSVPISDDEDADNKVERIWGDCTVRKKYSHVDLVVMVDGFEGEKGAVVAGSRGYFLKGVLVFLEQALIQFALRTLASRGYTPIYTPFFMRKEVMQEVAQLSQFDEELYKVIGKGSEKSDDNSYEEKYLIATSEQPIAALHRDEWLRPEDLPIKYAGLSTCFRQEVGSHGRDTRGIFRVHQFEKIEQFVYSSPHDNKSWEMFEEMIATAEEFYQSLGIPYHIVNIVSGSLNHAASKKLDLEAWFPGSGAFRELVSCSNCTDYQARRLRIRYGQTKKMMDKVEFVHMLNATMCATTRTICAILENYQTEKGILVPEKLKEFMPPGLQELIPFVKAAPIDQEPSKKQKKQHEGSKKKGAARDVALESQLQNMEVTDA; this is translated from the exons GCAGATTTCGGGCAGACAACTTGAACAAGCTGAAGAACCTATGCAGCAAGACAATTGGAGAGAAAATGAAG AAAAAAGAGCCAGTGGGAAATGATGAGTCCATTCCAGAAGATGTATTAAATCTCGATGACCTCACTGCAGACACTTTAACT AACCTGAAAGTCTCACAGATCAAAAAAGTCCGCCTCCTCGTCGACGAAGCCATCCTGAAGTGTGACGCCGAGCGGATAAAACTGGAAGCTGAGCGGTTTGAGAGCCTTCGGGAGATCGGGAACCTCCTGCACCCGTCGGTGCCCATCAGCGATGACGAG GATGCCGACAACAAAGTAGAGAGGATTTGGGGTGATTGTACAGTCAGGAAGAAGTACTCTCACGTGGACCTGGTGGTGATGGTAGATGGCTTTGAAGGCGAAAAGGGGGCCGTGGTGGCTGGGAGTCGAGGGTACTTCCTGAAG GGGGTCCTGGTGTTCCTGGAACAAGCACTCATCCAGTTTGCCCTTCGGACCTTGGCAAGTCGGGGCTACACTCCCATTTATACCCCCTtcttcatgaggaaggaggtcaTGCAGGAAGTGGCACAGCTCAGCCAGTTTGATGAAGAACTTTATAAG GTGATTGGCAAAGGCAGTGAAAAGTCTGATGATAACTCCTATGAGGAGAAATATCTGATTGCTACCTCTGAACAACCCATTGCTGCTCTCCACCGGGACGAGTGGCTTCGGCCAGAGGACTTGCCAATCAAGTATGCCGGCCTGTCCACCTGCTTTCGCCAGGAGGTGGGCTCCCATGGGCGTGACACCCGTGGCATCTTTAGAGTCCATCAGTTTGAGAAG ATAGAGCAGTTTGTCTACTCCTCGCCACACGACAACAAGTCCTGGGAGATGTTTGAGGAGATGATCGCCACCGCGGAGGAGTTCTACCAGTCTCTGGGGATCCCTTACCACATCGTGAATATCGTCTCAG GTTCTTTGAATCATGCTGCCAGTAAGAAGCTTGACCTGGAGGCCTGGTTTCCAGGCTCGGGGGCCTTCCGTGAGTTAGTCTCCTGTTCTAACTGCACAGACTATCAGGCTCGCCGGCTCCGAATCCGATATGGGCAGACCAAGAAGATGATGGACAAG GTGGAGTTTGTCCACATGCTCAATGCCACCATGTGTGCCACAACCCGCACCATCTGTGCCATCCTGGAGAACTACCAGACAGAGAAGGGCATCCTCGTGCCTGAGAAATTGAAGGAATTCATGCCGCCAG GTCTCCAAGAACTGATCCCCTTTGTGAAGGCTGCGCCCATTGACCAGGAGCCCTCCAAGAAGCAGAAGAAGCAGCATGAGGGCAGCAAGAAGAAAGGGGCAGCGAGAGATGTTGCCCTGGAGAGCCAGCTGCAGAACATGGAGGTCACCGATGCCTGA